Proteins found in one Brachypodium distachyon strain Bd21 chromosome 5, Brachypodium_distachyon_v3.0, whole genome shotgun sequence genomic segment:
- the LOC100831694 gene encoding 1,4-alpha-glucan-branching enzyme 2, chloroplastic/amyloplastic isoform X2, with amino-acid sequence MASFAVSGATLGVVLAGSGGGGLSSTARSARAGVDLPSLLLRKKDSSSRAVLSCAGAPGKVLVPGGGSDDLLSSAEPVSTTPAQPEESQIPEDISEQTAEASTSVDAEDKLESSEPTQGIVETITDSVTEGVKELVVEEKPRVIQPPGDGQKIYQIDPMLEGFRSHLDYRYSEYKRIRAAIDQYEGGLDGFSRGYEKLGFIRSAEGITYREWAPGAHSAALVGDFNNWNPNADTMTRNEYGVWEIFLPNNADGSPAIPHGSRVKIRMDTPSGVKDSISAWIKFSVQAPGEIPYNGIYYDPPEEEKYVFQHPQPKQPKSLRIYESHIGMSSPEPKINTYANFRDEVLPRIKRLGYNAVQIMAIQEHSYYASFGYHVTNFFAPSSRFGTPEDLKSLIDRAHELGLLVLMDIVHSHSSNNTLDGLNGFDGTDTHYFHGGPRGHHWMWDSRLFNYGSWEVLRFLLSNARWWLEEYKFDGFRFDGVTSMMYTHHGLQVSFTGNYGEYFGFATDVDAVVYLMLVNDMIHGLYPDAVAIGEDVSGMPTFCLPVQDGGVGFDYRLHMAVADKWIELLKQSDESWKMGDIVHTLTNRRWSEKCVTYAESHDQALVGDKTIAFWLMDKDMYDFMALDRPSTPRIDRGIALHKMIRLVTMGLGGEGYLNFMGNEFGHPEWIDFPRGPQTLPNGSVLPGNNNSYDKCRRRFDLGDADFLRYHGMQEFDQAMQHLEEKYGHLQCKCSS; translated from the exons ATGGCGTCGTTCGCGGTGTCCGGCGCCACGCTCGGGGTCGTGctggccggcagcggcggcggagggctcTCGTCGACGGCGCGATCAGCGCGGGCCGGGGTGGACTTGCCGTCGCTGCTCCTCAGGAAGAAGGACTCCTCCTCTC GCGCCGTTCTGAGCTGTGCGGGCGCTCCGGGGAAGGTGCTGGTGCCTGGCGGTGGAAGCGACGActtgctctcctccgccgAACCTGTCTCGACCACTCCAGCGCAGCCTGAAGAATCACAG ATACCTGAAGACATCAGCGAGCAAACGGCCGAGGCAAGCACATCAGTTGACGCTGAAGACAAACTTGAATCTTCAGAACCAACTCAGGGTATCGTGGAAACAATCACCGACAGCGTAACTGAAGGAGTCAAGGAATTAGTCGTGGAGGAGAAACCACGAGTTATCCAACCACCAGGAGATGGGCAGAAAATATACCAGATCGACCCAATGCTGGAAGGATTTCGGAGCCATCTTGACTACCG ATACAGCGAATACAAGAGAATTCGTGCTGCTATTGACCAATATGAAGGTGGTTTGGATGGATTTTCTCGTGGTTATGAAAAGCTTGGATTTATCCGCAG TGCTGAAGGTATTACTTACCGAGAATGGGCTCCTGGAGCACAT TCTGCAGCATTAGTAGGTGACTTCAACAATTGGAATCCAAATGCAGATACTATGACCAGA aatgaGTATGGTGTTTGGGAGATTTTCCTCCCTAACAATGCTGATGGGTCTCCAGCTATTCCTCATGGCTCACGTGTAAAG ATACGGATGGATACGCCATCTGGTGTGAAGGATTCAATTTCTGCTTGGATCAAGTTCTCTGTGCAGGCTCCAGGTGAAATACCATACAATGGCATATATTATGATCCACCGGAAGAG GAGAAGTATGTATTCCAACATCCTCAACCTAAACAACCAAAGTCACTGCGGATATATGAATCACATATTGGAATGAGTAGCCCG GAACCGAAGATAAACACATATGCTAATTTTAGGGATGAGGTGCTACCAAGAATTAAAAGGCTTGGATACAATGCAGTACAGATAATGGCAATCCAGGAGCACTCATATTATGCAAGCTTTGG GTACCATGTTACTAATTTTTTTGCACCAAGCAGCCGTTTCGGAACTCCAGAGGACCTAAAATCTTTGATAGATAGAGCACATGAGCTTGGTTTACTTGTGCTTATGGATATTGTTCACAG TCATTCATCAAATAATACCCTGGACGGTCTGAATGGATTCGATGGCACTGATACACATTATTTCCATGGTGGTCCTCGGGGCCATCATTGGATGTGGGATTCTCGTCTATTCAACTATGGGAGTTGGGAA GTTTTAAGATTTTTACTGTCAAATGCAAGATGGTGGCTTGAAGAATATAAATTCGATGGATTCCGATTTGATGGGGTGACCTCCATGATGTATACTCACCATGGATTACAG GTGTCTTTTACTGGGAACTATGGCGAGTATTTTGGATTTGCTACGGATGTTGATGCGGTAGTTTACTTAATGCTGGTAAACGATATGATTCACGGACTATATCCTGATGCTGTAGCTATTGGTGAAGAT GTCAGCGGAATGCCTACATTTTGCCTTCCTGTTCAAGATGGTGGTGTTGGTTTTGACTATCGCCTACATATGGCTGTAGCAGATAAATGGATCGAACTCCTGAA GCAAAGTGATGAATCTTGGAAAATGGGAGATATTGTGCACACTCTAACAAATAGAAGATGGTCAGAGAAGTGCGTCACTTACGCAGAAAGTCATGATCAAGCACTAGTTGGTGACAAGACTATTGCATTCTGGTTGATGGATAAG GATATGTATGATTTCATGGCTTTGGACAGACCTTCAACACCTCGCATTGATCGTGGCATAGCATTACATAAAATGATTAGGCTTGTCACCATGGGTTTAGGGGGCGAAGGCTATCTTAACTTCATGGGAAATGAGTTTGGGCATCCTG AATGGATAGATTTTCCAAGAGGTCCCCAAACTCTTCCAAACGGCTCGGTCCTCCCTGGAAACAACAATAGTTATGATAAGTGCCGCCGTAGATTCGACCTT ggaGATGCGGATTTTCTCAGATATCATGGTATGCAAGAGTTTGATCAGGCAATGCAGCATCttgaagaaaaatatgga CACTTACAATGTAAATGCAGTTCATGA
- the LOC100831694 gene encoding 1,4-alpha-glucan-branching enzyme 2, chloroplastic/amyloplastic isoform X1 — protein MASFAVSGATLGVVLAGSGGGGLSSTARSARAGVDLPSLLLRKKDSSSRAVLSCAGAPGKVLVPGGGSDDLLSSAEPVSTTPAQPEESQIPEDISEQTAEASTSVDAEDKLESSEPTQGIVETITDSVTEGVKELVVEEKPRVIQPPGDGQKIYQIDPMLEGFRSHLDYRYSEYKRIRAAIDQYEGGLDGFSRGYEKLGFIRSAEGITYREWAPGAHSAALVGDFNNWNPNADTMTRNEYGVWEIFLPNNADGSPAIPHGSRVKIRMDTPSGVKDSISAWIKFSVQAPGEIPYNGIYYDPPEEEKYVFQHPQPKQPKSLRIYESHIGMSSPEPKINTYANFRDEVLPRIKRLGYNAVQIMAIQEHSYYASFGYHVTNFFAPSSRFGTPEDLKSLIDRAHELGLLVLMDIVHSHSSNNTLDGLNGFDGTDTHYFHGGPRGHHWMWDSRLFNYGSWEVLRFLLSNARWWLEEYKFDGFRFDGVTSMMYTHHGLQVSFTGNYGEYFGFATDVDAVVYLMLVNDMIHGLYPDAVAIGEDVSGMPTFCLPVQDGGVGFDYRLHMAVADKWIELLKQSDESWKMGDIVHTLTNRRWSEKCVTYAESHDQALVGDKTIAFWLMDKDMYDFMALDRPSTPRIDRGIALHKMIRLVTMGLGGEGYLNFMGNEFGHPEWIDFPRGPQTLPNGSVLPGNNNSYDKCRRRFDLGDADFLRYHGMQEFDQAMQHLEEKYGFMTSEHQYVSRKHEEDKVIIFERGDLVFVFNFHWSNSFFDYRVGCSKPGKYKVALDSDDVLFGGFSRLDHDVEYFTTEDPHDNRPRSFSVYTPSRTVVVYALTE, from the exons ATGGCGTCGTTCGCGGTGTCCGGCGCCACGCTCGGGGTCGTGctggccggcagcggcggcggagggctcTCGTCGACGGCGCGATCAGCGCGGGCCGGGGTGGACTTGCCGTCGCTGCTCCTCAGGAAGAAGGACTCCTCCTCTC GCGCCGTTCTGAGCTGTGCGGGCGCTCCGGGGAAGGTGCTGGTGCCTGGCGGTGGAAGCGACGActtgctctcctccgccgAACCTGTCTCGACCACTCCAGCGCAGCCTGAAGAATCACAG ATACCTGAAGACATCAGCGAGCAAACGGCCGAGGCAAGCACATCAGTTGACGCTGAAGACAAACTTGAATCTTCAGAACCAACTCAGGGTATCGTGGAAACAATCACCGACAGCGTAACTGAAGGAGTCAAGGAATTAGTCGTGGAGGAGAAACCACGAGTTATCCAACCACCAGGAGATGGGCAGAAAATATACCAGATCGACCCAATGCTGGAAGGATTTCGGAGCCATCTTGACTACCG ATACAGCGAATACAAGAGAATTCGTGCTGCTATTGACCAATATGAAGGTGGTTTGGATGGATTTTCTCGTGGTTATGAAAAGCTTGGATTTATCCGCAG TGCTGAAGGTATTACTTACCGAGAATGGGCTCCTGGAGCACAT TCTGCAGCATTAGTAGGTGACTTCAACAATTGGAATCCAAATGCAGATACTATGACCAGA aatgaGTATGGTGTTTGGGAGATTTTCCTCCCTAACAATGCTGATGGGTCTCCAGCTATTCCTCATGGCTCACGTGTAAAG ATACGGATGGATACGCCATCTGGTGTGAAGGATTCAATTTCTGCTTGGATCAAGTTCTCTGTGCAGGCTCCAGGTGAAATACCATACAATGGCATATATTATGATCCACCGGAAGAG GAGAAGTATGTATTCCAACATCCTCAACCTAAACAACCAAAGTCACTGCGGATATATGAATCACATATTGGAATGAGTAGCCCG GAACCGAAGATAAACACATATGCTAATTTTAGGGATGAGGTGCTACCAAGAATTAAAAGGCTTGGATACAATGCAGTACAGATAATGGCAATCCAGGAGCACTCATATTATGCAAGCTTTGG GTACCATGTTACTAATTTTTTTGCACCAAGCAGCCGTTTCGGAACTCCAGAGGACCTAAAATCTTTGATAGATAGAGCACATGAGCTTGGTTTACTTGTGCTTATGGATATTGTTCACAG TCATTCATCAAATAATACCCTGGACGGTCTGAATGGATTCGATGGCACTGATACACATTATTTCCATGGTGGTCCTCGGGGCCATCATTGGATGTGGGATTCTCGTCTATTCAACTATGGGAGTTGGGAA GTTTTAAGATTTTTACTGTCAAATGCAAGATGGTGGCTTGAAGAATATAAATTCGATGGATTCCGATTTGATGGGGTGACCTCCATGATGTATACTCACCATGGATTACAG GTGTCTTTTACTGGGAACTATGGCGAGTATTTTGGATTTGCTACGGATGTTGATGCGGTAGTTTACTTAATGCTGGTAAACGATATGATTCACGGACTATATCCTGATGCTGTAGCTATTGGTGAAGAT GTCAGCGGAATGCCTACATTTTGCCTTCCTGTTCAAGATGGTGGTGTTGGTTTTGACTATCGCCTACATATGGCTGTAGCAGATAAATGGATCGAACTCCTGAA GCAAAGTGATGAATCTTGGAAAATGGGAGATATTGTGCACACTCTAACAAATAGAAGATGGTCAGAGAAGTGCGTCACTTACGCAGAAAGTCATGATCAAGCACTAGTTGGTGACAAGACTATTGCATTCTGGTTGATGGATAAG GATATGTATGATTTCATGGCTTTGGACAGACCTTCAACACCTCGCATTGATCGTGGCATAGCATTACATAAAATGATTAGGCTTGTCACCATGGGTTTAGGGGGCGAAGGCTATCTTAACTTCATGGGAAATGAGTTTGGGCATCCTG AATGGATAGATTTTCCAAGAGGTCCCCAAACTCTTCCAAACGGCTCGGTCCTCCCTGGAAACAACAATAGTTATGATAAGTGCCGCCGTAGATTCGACCTT ggaGATGCGGATTTTCTCAGATATCATGGTATGCAAGAGTTTGATCAGGCAATGCAGCATCttgaagaaaaatatgga TTCATGACATCTGAGCACCAGTATGTTTCACGGAAACATGAGGAAGATAAGGTGATCATCTTCGAGAGAGGAGATTTGGTATTTGTTTTCAACTTCCACTGGAGCAATAGCTTTTTTGACTACCGTGTTGGTTGTTCCAAGCCTGGGAAGTACAAG GTGGCCTTAGACTCTGACGACGTTCTCTTTGGTGGATTCAGTAGGCTTGATCATGACGTCGAGTACTTCACAACT GAAGATCCACATGACAACAGGCCGCGATCTTTCTCGGTGTACACACCGAGCAGAACTGTCGTCGTGTATGCCCTTACAGAGTAG
- the LOC100832205 gene encoding uncharacterized protein LOC100832205 — protein MAPASPPPRTVICVGDVHGFISKLESLWANLQSALPADAFATALVIFLGDYCDRGPHTRRVLDFLLALPARHPAQRHVFLCGNHDLAFAAFVGALPPPPDGSPFAATWPEYIDNEAHEGWFHGPGHEDMHVQGRRWGGVIKERWNPKKGLPYKGSIYDAQPTFESYGVAHGSPDLTKAVPEEHKRFLHDLVWIHEGENVPIDTDEGQIVCKLIAVHAGLEKSIDLNEQLRVLRTRDTRVPKVQMLSGRQDVWNIPEDLAGKQTVIVSGHHGKLHIDGLRFIIDEGGGYEDKPIAAVVFPSKQLIRSTEGTAPLD, from the exons ATGGCTCCTGCATCCCCGCCTCCCCGCACGGTGATCTGCGTGGGCGACGTCCACGGTTTCATCTCCAAGCTGGAAAGCCTGTGGGCGAACCTACAATCCGCGCTCCCCGCCGACGCCTTCGCCACCGCGctcgtcatcttcctcgggGACTACTGCGACCGCGGCCCGCACACCCGCCGCGTGCTCgacttcctcctcgcgctcccggcccgACACCCCGCCCAGCGCCACGTCTTCCTCTGCGGCAACCACGacctcgccttcgccgccttcgtcggcgctctgccgccgccccctgACGGTTCCCCTTTCGCCGCCACCTGGCCCGAGTACATCGACAATGAGGCGCACGAGGGTTGGTTCCACGGGCCAGGGCACGAGGATATGCATGTTCAAGGGAGGAGATGGGGCGGAGTAATCAAGGAGAGGTGGAACCCCAAGAAGGGGCTCCCGTACAAGGGCTCTATCTACGATGCTCAGCCAACCTTCGAGTCCTACGGCGTCGCCCATGGATCCCCTG ATCTCACGAAAGCTGTGCCTGAGGAGCACAAGAGGTTTCTGCATGACTTGGTTTGGATCCATGAAGGG GAAAACGTGCCTATTGATACAGATGAAGGCCAGATTGTTTGCAAACTGATTGCAGTTCATGCTGGCCTGGAGAAGTCCATCGATTTGAATGAGCAGCTTAGAGTTTTGAGAACTAGAGACACAAGGGTGCCAAAGGTTCAAATGCTTAGCGGGAGGCAGGATGTTTGGAACATACCAGAG GATCTTGCCGGCAAGCAGACAGTCATTGTAAGTGGCCACCATGGGAAACTCCACATCGACGGTCTCCGGTTCATCATCGACGAAGGTGGCGGGTACGAAGACAAACCTATAGCTGCCGTTGTTTTCCCTTCGAAGCAATTGATCAGGAGCACAGAGGGAACCGCACCCCTGGATTAA